From a region of the Narcine bancroftii isolate sNarBan1 chromosome 5, sNarBan1.hap1, whole genome shotgun sequence genome:
- the LOC138765247 gene encoding uncharacterized protein isoform X2, which yields MSLHLCLKTNGQRLCSSEEQRSNVVTLWGEWKLARKLDELLLLTSGEGALNATVDSGTAKVKQRPTVKLGIPPFERPSLAVASPTVQDQAMFSKFPRTIIIAGSDGKSSVNQSKAGSHGNGTANVDDGWIPPPPAMAPPPPPVMAPPPPPVQSPHAAHLPYEVSSIPPPPNMAPPPPPAPAPPPLNSTLHQNPNIQAAKLLPEDSSLPAPEVIHPAPPLLAPPKPLPMAGHPPQTPPPVLPPSDYAVKHVHNDHSKSAHIKHPKMPPPPPPQRGVTTPPKPERNLPRAPNLLAPSTSNKPPSMAEPPEAVSKVASTFNPKATAKLYGFSDPVFKAEASSDSERKMKTKSLIIMQDAEPMVGTNPNDSVQQKAGTGRSTDQANISKIQTDSSACRPQKPARKNQALAQQTISAQNMHLGHYDLPIDYPIPDLTGSNRTRDNDVPQTHSNRTQHPQNYQPATNAPVSSLETPVGNGKSGAEAKTKPNGTGDSERLSSSGNDLTDFPSANPLARAIKAEGVPDPSAEENGEANKQRRTLSPLTLLMNAKQRDLRSRNAPKPASETLTLSMGGTRYIKSRDRNTFQIVPRSNYRKTLMSPEEQDIRDGVDVTPLRGTERNRDWPEPSLHPTSDRAAELEDSQNDQDMSSLLLPPPPLFRDESNEELPLSFLPPPLEFSNHSSSGNNSPQPDLKGSGESRTAHSDKTGLSLQGPAYRSGDHWTSSHQNNPIGVNSYFISQPSVNAPSSLSHSNGQKPLLPPKPQNTNLNEGSANLHNANKSLTKPQKRNVPKVELKPAETGLLTKNLLAKNHIGELQSKVETLSIQPDVHSKSLHSAQASQSYGRTFAIRPGTKQPMTVVNPSTTK from the exons ATGTCTCTCCACCTCTGCCTTAAAACAAATGGTCAAAGGCTCTGCTCCTCGGAGGAGCAACGTTCCAATGTCGTGACCCTCTGGGGAGAATGGAAATTGGCAA GAAAGTTGGATGAGCTCTTGTTGCTGACGTCTGGGGAAGGGGCTCTGAATGCGACTGTGGACTCTGGAACGGCGAAAGTCAAGCAAAGACCAACCGTCAAGCTTGGCATT CCGCCTTTTGAACGCCCAAGTCTTGCTGTTGCCTCTCCAACTGTACAGGACCAGGCAATGTTTTCCAAGTTTCCAAGAACAATCATCATTGCAG GCAGCGATGGAAAGTCCAGCGTCAACCAATCAAAGGCTGGAAGCCACGGCAATGGAACCGCCAATGTTGATGATGGGTGGATCCCACCACCCCCAGCCAtggctcccccaccacccccagtcatggctcccccaccacctccagtCCAGAGTCCTCATGCTGCCCACCTGCCTTATGAAGTGTCCTCCATCCCACCACCTCCCAATAtggcccctcctcccccaccagctccAGCACCCCCTCCTCTAAATTCCACCTTGCACCAAAACCCAAATATTCAGGCGGCCAAGCTACTTCCTGAAGACAGCTCCCTGCCAGCCCCAGAGGTCATTCACCCAGCACCTCCACTGCTGGCCCCTCCAAAGCCCCTACCAATGGCTGGCCACCCTCCACAAACACCTCCCCCAGTCCTTCCACCCAGTGACTACGCCGTCAAACACGTGCATAATGACCACTCCAAGTCTGCTCACATTAAACACCCAAAAatgcctcccccacctcccccgcagAGGGGTGTGACCACCCCTCCAAAACCTGAAAGGAATCTGCCACGTGCTCCCAATCTCCTTGCTCCCTCCACCTCCAATAAGCCACCCTCCATGGCAGAACCTCCCGAAGCAGTGTCAAAAGTTGCGTCCACCTTCAATCCTAAAGCAACTGCAAAACTCTATGGATTTTCCGACCCAGTTTTCAAGGCTGAAGCATCGTCAGACTCCGAGCGCAAAATGAAAACCAAATCCTTGATCATTATGCAAGATGCAGAGCCTATGGTTGGAACAAACCCAAATGATTCTGTGCAacagaaggcagggacagggagaAGCACGGATCAGGCCAACATCAGTAAAATACAGACCGATTCGAGTGCATGCAGACCACAAAAACCCGCTCGCAAGAACCAAGCATTGGCGCAGCAGACCATATCAGCACAAAACATGCACCTCGGGCACTACGACCTGCCCATAGACTACCCTATCCCAGATCTGACAGGAAGCAATCGGACCAGGGATAACGATGTTCCTCAGACTCATTCGAACCGAACTCAGCATCCACAAAACTATCAACCGGCCACCAACGCTCCAGTTTCTTCCTTAGAGACTCCTGTAGGGAATGGGAAGTCTGGAGCGGAGGCGAAAACCAAACCCAATGGGACAGGTGACAGTGAAAGGCTGAGTTCCTCGGGAAATGATTTGACAGATTTCCCGTCGGCCAACCCACTGGCAAGAGCGATTAAAGCTGAAGGTGTTCCAGACCCTTCAGCAGAGGAGAATGGAGAAGCCAACAAGCAGAGACGCACGctctctcctctcactctctTAATGAATGCCAAACAGCGAGACCTCAGGAGCAGGAATGCTCCCAAACCGGCCTCTGAAACCCTGACTTTGTCGATGGGAGGCACTCGATACATTAAGTCGAGAGATCGGAATACGTTCCAAATCGtgccaagatccaattacaggaAGACATTGATGTCACCGGAGGAGCAGGACATCAGGGATGGAGTTGATGTCACTCCTCTGAGGGGTACAGAAAGGAATCGTGACTGGCCTGAGCCATCTCTCCACCCCACTTCTGATCGAGCTGCTGAACTAGAAGACTCCCAAAATGACCAAGATATGTCTTCTCTTctgcttccccctcctcctctcttcagAGATGAGAGCAATGAGGAACTCCCACTCTCATTTCTGCCCCCTCCCCTTGAGTTTTCCAACCACAGCAGCAGTGGGAATAATTCTCCCCAGCCTGATCTCAAAGGGAGCGGTGAATCTAGAACTGCCCACTCAGATAAGACAGGGCTCTCTCTACAGGGACCTGCCTATCGAAGTGGTGACCATTGGACATCCAGTCACCAGAACAACCCAATTGGTGTGAACTCCTATTTCATCAGCCAGCCATCAGTAAATgcaccctcttctctctctcactccaatgGGCAGAAGCCACTGTTACCTCCGAAGCCTCAGAACACAAACCTGAATGAAGGCTCTGCCAACCTTCACAATGCCAACAAATCACTGACAAAACCACAAAAAAGAAATGTACCAAAGGTAGAACTGAAGCCTGCAGAGACTGGACTATTGACCAAGAATCTGTTAGCAAAGAATCATATTGGGGAATTGCAGTCTAAGGTGGAAACTTTAAGCATCCAGCCAGATGTGCATTCTAAAAG CTTGCACAGTGCACAGGCCTCACAATCTTACGGAAGGACCTTTGCGATCCGACCTGGTACAAAACAACCAATGACTGTGGTCAACCCTTCAACCACAAAATGA
- the LOC138765247 gene encoding uncharacterized protein isoform X1: MSLHLCLKTNGQRLCSSEEQRSNVVTLWGEWKLARKLDELLLLTSGEGALNATVDSGTAKVKQRPTVKLGIPPFERPSLAVASPTVQDQAMFSKFPRTIIIAGSDGKSSVNQSKAGSHGNGTANVDDGWIPPPPAMAPPPPPVMAPPPPPVQSPHAAHLPYEVSSIPPPPNMAPPPPPAPAPPPLNSTLHQNPNIQAAKLLPEDSSLPAPEVIHPAPPLLAPPKPLPMAGHPPQTPPPVLPPSDYAVKHVHNDHSKSAHIKHPKMPPPPPPQRGVTTPPKPERNLPRAPNLLAPSTSNKPPSMAEPPEAVSKVASTFNPKATAKLYGFSDPVFKAEASSDSERKMKTKSLIIMQDAEPMVGTNPNDSVQQKAGTGRSTDQANISKIQTDSSACRPQKPARKNQALAQQTISAQNMHLGHYDLPIDYPIPDLTGSNRTRDNDVPQTHSNRTQHPQNYQPATNAPVSSLETPVGNGKSGAEAKTKPNGTGDSERLSSSGNDLTDFPSANPLARAIKAEGVPDPSAEENGEANKQRRTLSPLTLLMNAKQRDLRSRNAPKPASETLTLSMGGTRYIKSRDRNTFQIVPRSNYRKTLMSPEEQDIRDGVDVTPLRGTERNRDWPEPSLHPTSDRAAELEDSQNDQDMSSLLLPPPPLFRDESNEELPLSFLPPPLEFSNHSSSGNNSPQPDLKGSGESRTAHSDKTGLSLQGPAYRSGDHWTSSHQNNPIGVNSYFISQPSVNAPSSLSHSNGQKPLLPPKPQNTNLNEGSANLHNANKSLTKPQKRNVPKVELKPAETGLLTKNLLAKNHIGELQSKVETLSIQPDVHSKRTSTRYSVLRKQPLSSRTPTTQGRPSSLCYHQEGHPGA; encoded by the exons ATGTCTCTCCACCTCTGCCTTAAAACAAATGGTCAAAGGCTCTGCTCCTCGGAGGAGCAACGTTCCAATGTCGTGACCCTCTGGGGAGAATGGAAATTGGCAA GAAAGTTGGATGAGCTCTTGTTGCTGACGTCTGGGGAAGGGGCTCTGAATGCGACTGTGGACTCTGGAACGGCGAAAGTCAAGCAAAGACCAACCGTCAAGCTTGGCATT CCGCCTTTTGAACGCCCAAGTCTTGCTGTTGCCTCTCCAACTGTACAGGACCAGGCAATGTTTTCCAAGTTTCCAAGAACAATCATCATTGCAG GCAGCGATGGAAAGTCCAGCGTCAACCAATCAAAGGCTGGAAGCCACGGCAATGGAACCGCCAATGTTGATGATGGGTGGATCCCACCACCCCCAGCCAtggctcccccaccacccccagtcatggctcccccaccacctccagtCCAGAGTCCTCATGCTGCCCACCTGCCTTATGAAGTGTCCTCCATCCCACCACCTCCCAATAtggcccctcctcccccaccagctccAGCACCCCCTCCTCTAAATTCCACCTTGCACCAAAACCCAAATATTCAGGCGGCCAAGCTACTTCCTGAAGACAGCTCCCTGCCAGCCCCAGAGGTCATTCACCCAGCACCTCCACTGCTGGCCCCTCCAAAGCCCCTACCAATGGCTGGCCACCCTCCACAAACACCTCCCCCAGTCCTTCCACCCAGTGACTACGCCGTCAAACACGTGCATAATGACCACTCCAAGTCTGCTCACATTAAACACCCAAAAatgcctcccccacctcccccgcagAGGGGTGTGACCACCCCTCCAAAACCTGAAAGGAATCTGCCACGTGCTCCCAATCTCCTTGCTCCCTCCACCTCCAATAAGCCACCCTCCATGGCAGAACCTCCCGAAGCAGTGTCAAAAGTTGCGTCCACCTTCAATCCTAAAGCAACTGCAAAACTCTATGGATTTTCCGACCCAGTTTTCAAGGCTGAAGCATCGTCAGACTCCGAGCGCAAAATGAAAACCAAATCCTTGATCATTATGCAAGATGCAGAGCCTATGGTTGGAACAAACCCAAATGATTCTGTGCAacagaaggcagggacagggagaAGCACGGATCAGGCCAACATCAGTAAAATACAGACCGATTCGAGTGCATGCAGACCACAAAAACCCGCTCGCAAGAACCAAGCATTGGCGCAGCAGACCATATCAGCACAAAACATGCACCTCGGGCACTACGACCTGCCCATAGACTACCCTATCCCAGATCTGACAGGAAGCAATCGGACCAGGGATAACGATGTTCCTCAGACTCATTCGAACCGAACTCAGCATCCACAAAACTATCAACCGGCCACCAACGCTCCAGTTTCTTCCTTAGAGACTCCTGTAGGGAATGGGAAGTCTGGAGCGGAGGCGAAAACCAAACCCAATGGGACAGGTGACAGTGAAAGGCTGAGTTCCTCGGGAAATGATTTGACAGATTTCCCGTCGGCCAACCCACTGGCAAGAGCGATTAAAGCTGAAGGTGTTCCAGACCCTTCAGCAGAGGAGAATGGAGAAGCCAACAAGCAGAGACGCACGctctctcctctcactctctTAATGAATGCCAAACAGCGAGACCTCAGGAGCAGGAATGCTCCCAAACCGGCCTCTGAAACCCTGACTTTGTCGATGGGAGGCACTCGATACATTAAGTCGAGAGATCGGAATACGTTCCAAATCGtgccaagatccaattacaggaAGACATTGATGTCACCGGAGGAGCAGGACATCAGGGATGGAGTTGATGTCACTCCTCTGAGGGGTACAGAAAGGAATCGTGACTGGCCTGAGCCATCTCTCCACCCCACTTCTGATCGAGCTGCTGAACTAGAAGACTCCCAAAATGACCAAGATATGTCTTCTCTTctgcttccccctcctcctctcttcagAGATGAGAGCAATGAGGAACTCCCACTCTCATTTCTGCCCCCTCCCCTTGAGTTTTCCAACCACAGCAGCAGTGGGAATAATTCTCCCCAGCCTGATCTCAAAGGGAGCGGTGAATCTAGAACTGCCCACTCAGATAAGACAGGGCTCTCTCTACAGGGACCTGCCTATCGAAGTGGTGACCATTGGACATCCAGTCACCAGAACAACCCAATTGGTGTGAACTCCTATTTCATCAGCCAGCCATCAGTAAATgcaccctcttctctctctcactccaatgGGCAGAAGCCACTGTTACCTCCGAAGCCTCAGAACACAAACCTGAATGAAGGCTCTGCCAACCTTCACAATGCCAACAAATCACTGACAAAACCACAAAAAAGAAATGTACCAAAGGTAGAACTGAAGCCTGCAGAGACTGGACTATTGACCAAGAATCTGTTAGCAAAGAATCATATTGGGGAATTGCAGTCTAAGGTGGAAACTTTAAGCATCCAGCCAGATGTGCATTCTAAAAG gacatctacaagatacagtgtcttaagaaaacaacctctatcctcaaggacccccaccacccagggcaggccctcttcactctgctaccatcaggaaggacatccaggagcctga
- the LOC138765247 gene encoding uncharacterized protein isoform X3, with the protein MFSKFPRTIIIAGSDGKSSVNQSKAGSHGNGTANVDDGWIPPPPAMAPPPPPVMAPPPPPVQSPHAAHLPYEVSSIPPPPNMAPPPPPAPAPPPLNSTLHQNPNIQAAKLLPEDSSLPAPEVIHPAPPLLAPPKPLPMAGHPPQTPPPVLPPSDYAVKHVHNDHSKSAHIKHPKMPPPPPPQRGVTTPPKPERNLPRAPNLLAPSTSNKPPSMAEPPEAVSKVASTFNPKATAKLYGFSDPVFKAEASSDSERKMKTKSLIIMQDAEPMVGTNPNDSVQQKAGTGRSTDQANISKIQTDSSACRPQKPARKNQALAQQTISAQNMHLGHYDLPIDYPIPDLTGSNRTRDNDVPQTHSNRTQHPQNYQPATNAPVSSLETPVGNGKSGAEAKTKPNGTGDSERLSSSGNDLTDFPSANPLARAIKAEGVPDPSAEENGEANKQRRTLSPLTLLMNAKQRDLRSRNAPKPASETLTLSMGGTRYIKSRDRNTFQIVPRSNYRKTLMSPEEQDIRDGVDVTPLRGTERNRDWPEPSLHPTSDRAAELEDSQNDQDMSSLLLPPPPLFRDESNEELPLSFLPPPLEFSNHSSSGNNSPQPDLKGSGESRTAHSDKTGLSLQGPAYRSGDHWTSSHQNNPIGVNSYFISQPSVNAPSSLSHSNGQKPLLPPKPQNTNLNEGSANLHNANKSLTKPQKRNVPKVELKPAETGLLTKNLLAKNHIGELQSKVETLSIQPDVHSKRTSTRYSVLRKQPLSSRTPTTQGRPSSLCYHQEGHPGA; encoded by the exons ATGTTTTCCAAGTTTCCAAGAACAATCATCATTGCAG GCAGCGATGGAAAGTCCAGCGTCAACCAATCAAAGGCTGGAAGCCACGGCAATGGAACCGCCAATGTTGATGATGGGTGGATCCCACCACCCCCAGCCAtggctcccccaccacccccagtcatggctcccccaccacctccagtCCAGAGTCCTCATGCTGCCCACCTGCCTTATGAAGTGTCCTCCATCCCACCACCTCCCAATAtggcccctcctcccccaccagctccAGCACCCCCTCCTCTAAATTCCACCTTGCACCAAAACCCAAATATTCAGGCGGCCAAGCTACTTCCTGAAGACAGCTCCCTGCCAGCCCCAGAGGTCATTCACCCAGCACCTCCACTGCTGGCCCCTCCAAAGCCCCTACCAATGGCTGGCCACCCTCCACAAACACCTCCCCCAGTCCTTCCACCCAGTGACTACGCCGTCAAACACGTGCATAATGACCACTCCAAGTCTGCTCACATTAAACACCCAAAAatgcctcccccacctcccccgcagAGGGGTGTGACCACCCCTCCAAAACCTGAAAGGAATCTGCCACGTGCTCCCAATCTCCTTGCTCCCTCCACCTCCAATAAGCCACCCTCCATGGCAGAACCTCCCGAAGCAGTGTCAAAAGTTGCGTCCACCTTCAATCCTAAAGCAACTGCAAAACTCTATGGATTTTCCGACCCAGTTTTCAAGGCTGAAGCATCGTCAGACTCCGAGCGCAAAATGAAAACCAAATCCTTGATCATTATGCAAGATGCAGAGCCTATGGTTGGAACAAACCCAAATGATTCTGTGCAacagaaggcagggacagggagaAGCACGGATCAGGCCAACATCAGTAAAATACAGACCGATTCGAGTGCATGCAGACCACAAAAACCCGCTCGCAAGAACCAAGCATTGGCGCAGCAGACCATATCAGCACAAAACATGCACCTCGGGCACTACGACCTGCCCATAGACTACCCTATCCCAGATCTGACAGGAAGCAATCGGACCAGGGATAACGATGTTCCTCAGACTCATTCGAACCGAACTCAGCATCCACAAAACTATCAACCGGCCACCAACGCTCCAGTTTCTTCCTTAGAGACTCCTGTAGGGAATGGGAAGTCTGGAGCGGAGGCGAAAACCAAACCCAATGGGACAGGTGACAGTGAAAGGCTGAGTTCCTCGGGAAATGATTTGACAGATTTCCCGTCGGCCAACCCACTGGCAAGAGCGATTAAAGCTGAAGGTGTTCCAGACCCTTCAGCAGAGGAGAATGGAGAAGCCAACAAGCAGAGACGCACGctctctcctctcactctctTAATGAATGCCAAACAGCGAGACCTCAGGAGCAGGAATGCTCCCAAACCGGCCTCTGAAACCCTGACTTTGTCGATGGGAGGCACTCGATACATTAAGTCGAGAGATCGGAATACGTTCCAAATCGtgccaagatccaattacaggaAGACATTGATGTCACCGGAGGAGCAGGACATCAGGGATGGAGTTGATGTCACTCCTCTGAGGGGTACAGAAAGGAATCGTGACTGGCCTGAGCCATCTCTCCACCCCACTTCTGATCGAGCTGCTGAACTAGAAGACTCCCAAAATGACCAAGATATGTCTTCTCTTctgcttccccctcctcctctcttcagAGATGAGAGCAATGAGGAACTCCCACTCTCATTTCTGCCCCCTCCCCTTGAGTTTTCCAACCACAGCAGCAGTGGGAATAATTCTCCCCAGCCTGATCTCAAAGGGAGCGGTGAATCTAGAACTGCCCACTCAGATAAGACAGGGCTCTCTCTACAGGGACCTGCCTATCGAAGTGGTGACCATTGGACATCCAGTCACCAGAACAACCCAATTGGTGTGAACTCCTATTTCATCAGCCAGCCATCAGTAAATgcaccctcttctctctctcactccaatgGGCAGAAGCCACTGTTACCTCCGAAGCCTCAGAACACAAACCTGAATGAAGGCTCTGCCAACCTTCACAATGCCAACAAATCACTGACAAAACCACAAAAAAGAAATGTACCAAAGGTAGAACTGAAGCCTGCAGAGACTGGACTATTGACCAAGAATCTGTTAGCAAAGAATCATATTGGGGAATTGCAGTCTAAGGTGGAAACTTTAAGCATCCAGCCAGATGTGCATTCTAAAAG gacatctacaagatacagtgtcttaagaaaacaacctctatcctcaaggacccccaccacccagggcaggccctcttcactctgctaccatcaggaaggacatccaggagcctga